AAAACGCGGGCCTTATGGCTGAGGTAATCCGGATATGCGGGCATATCCCATGCCATCATTTTGTTAATGATTTCGGTGCGCTGGCGACCGCTTTCGAAAGATGTATCGAGTATGTCTGCGGCCGTGCGGGTCAGCGCCGCACGAAACTCTGGACGCCACGCGAAACGCTGCATGTCCGTCAAAAGCCAAACAAGGCGCGGATCGCGTGTTTGCGCAATGATATCTAACGCGTCTGTATCTGTCGGTGTCCAGTCTGACTGGTTTACGGCAATGGCGAGAACGTCATCCACTGCGGCGATGGTATCTGCGGTAAGCGGCCCTTCAGGGATCGCCGGAGGTTCGCCAAATGCAGCGATAACGTAGTCAGGCAGCGGCGTCGTCTGCGCCGACACAGGGACGGAGGACAGACAAACGGCGATTACTGTGGCGATGGCTTGGCGAAACATGACGGTTCCTATGCGCTGGGGCTTCTCGGGATAAACTACCTCGAAAAGAGCAACGCGAGCTTCACGTTTCCATCAGGTTTTCGTTAGATCGGTTTCGTGGCGCAAACCCTCTGGAAAAGGAGCGGGCGATCATTGTCCGCCGCCTTCAATCCTGCCACGCCATTCAAGCGACAATTTCGATGTTGGACGGTTGCGCTACGGTTATCAGAACATTGCCGCGTTTGCGTCCAGTATCGACATGGGCATGCGCGGCTTGCATATCGTCGAATGCAAAGACACGATCAATCACAGGCCGATAGTTCCCCTGTGCCGCAAGTTGAACAACCGCCGCAAGAATATCCGGTGCTTCGCTTGCCACACCGCCAATCATTGTCTTGCCCGCCAGTTTCGCTTTGATCCCCCCAAAAATCATGTCGGACGTTTTGCCCGCGATCAGGACCATTTTGCCCCCGACTTTGATACCGTGTTGGGCCTGCGCCCATGACAGCGTGCCGACTGTGTCGACAACGACGTCATAGGTATCGGTCGGTGATATGACTGATTGCTCGCGGTAGTTAATGACCTTGTCCGCCCCTATTTCTTTGACCAATGCGACGTTTCTTCCGCTGCAGACCGCAGTGACATGTGCGCCGATGTGCTTCGCAATTTGTACGCAGGCCGACCCCACCGCACCCGATGCTCCGTTAATCAAAACGGTTTGCCCTTTTCGCAGCTTTGTCTTGTTCACAAGGAAATCGAAGGCCGTCGTTGCCCCAAACGGGATTGCGGTGGCGTTTTCAAATGACAGGTTGTCGGGTTTGCGGACGACTTTGCCATTGGCCGGCATCGTGATGAATTCGGCATGGGCACCAAAGGATGCGCCGGGAAACCCGATAACTGCGTCGCCAATTTCAAAATTGGTGACATCTGCACCCTTCGCGACAACAACGCCCGAAAACTCTGTTCCAAGGATTTGCTTGCGTGGCCCTGTGATGCCGAACACCAAACGGCCAACCAGTCCAAGCCCCTTTGGCATCGTCAGGCTGCGCGCCCGCCAATCCCCCGCGCTTACGGTGGTCGCGACGATTTGCACGAGGATATCGTTGGACTTTGGCGTGGGCGTCGGCAATTCGATCAGCTCTAGAACGTCGGGTGATCCGTATCGGGAATATGAAGAGGCAAACATTTTGGTTGTCCTTTAGGCAAATGAAAGTGCGGTTGTGGATGGCTTGTGTGCGCCACGGATCAGCAACCAAAGACCGAAGCTAATTTCTGACACTGTGACGATGATCAGAAGCAAGATGATGAGAGCGTTAATGATCGGTAGGTCGATAAACATTAGCTCGACGACACCTTGGATCAGGTAACCAAAGGCCCCAATGAACAGGCCTCGTCCCAAGATGGTCGGCACGATTGACGATCGTACAGTTAGCCAGCCAAGCGCGAGCAAATGTACCCCAAAGAAAAGCTGCCAGACGAAAACACCAAGGTCGTGGGCTCGGAAGCTGAGTTGAACCATTTCTGGCGATACGTGCGGGCCTGATGCCGATTGCAATAATGCGTAAGGCAACACCCAGATCAGCAGGTTTAGGCCCATGACGACGATCATGCCTGCGCGGGAAATCAGCGCGATGGTCGACATCAACGGACTGATAGAACGGAACAATTGATACAAAACAGCAGTGATGGCCAATTCGAACAAGATGACAGCGCAATCGGCAAACACGCCAAGCAAGAAAAGCCCTTCGTTGGCTTTCAGGTTCGCAAGAGAGGCCGCGCCGTCAGGGCCAACGATTTGCATCGGCACATACCCAATACTGAAACCGCCACACACGGCGATAGCGAGGTAAAGCGCACCAGCATAACGTGCAGCGATAGCGTCCCATTGGTGATGAACTGTTCGGGTCATGGTCATTCCTTTCCTTGCCAATTCAATGTTTGGCGGTAACTGCGTTTCTGTTGGGAAAGGTGTACGGCAGACCAGCATTCATGCGAATTGACCAAATTTCTTAGTTTGATATGCATATGTGCATGGATTGGCGTGCGGTAACATTTGATTGGAATAAGGCACGGGCGTTTTTGGTGACGGCCGAAGAAGGATCTTTGTCGGCCGCCGCACGCGCGCTGGGCATGGCGCAGCCGACACTGGGACGGCAAGTGGACGGCTTGGAACAGGAACTGGGCGTGGTTCTGTTTGAAAGGGTCGGGCGGGGCCTGACGCTGACGCCAAGCGGGTTGGAACTGCTCGAACATGTGCGCGACATGGGGGCGGCTGCTGGACGTGTTTCGCTTGCCGCTCTTGGCCAATCGCAAGCGCTGGAGGGGACGATTAGCATCTCTGCCAGCGAAACTTACGCTGCTGTCCTCTTGCCGCCGATCATCGCGAAACTGCGCAAAGAAGAACCCGGCATTCACGTCGAAATTGTCGTCACCAATCAGGCCAGTGATCTGTTGCGGCGCGAAGCGGATATCGCGTTGCGGAACTTCCGCCCGACCGAACCCGATCTCGTCGCGAAAAAGATCGGTATGGCCGATGCGATCCTGTACGCGACGCCAGCCTATATCGATCAGTTGGGGTCGCCCAAGACGCCATACGACTTGCGGCATGCGGATTTTGTGAATCTGGACAGGGCCGGGATGATGTTGAAAGGACTCAACACGCTTGGGCTGGGGCTGACAGAGGCGAACTTTCCGCTTTTGACAGAAAGCTATTTGGTAATGTGGGAACTCGTGAAGCAGGGCACTGCAATCGGAATCCTCGATTCCCTGATTGGCGATGCAGAACCCGCCGTCGTGCGTGTCTTGCCTGATCTCGAACCGCTGACTTTCCCGATATGGCTTGTCGCACATCGCGAATTGACGACGAGCAGACGGATCCGAAGGGTCTACGATTTCCTTGTCGAAGAACTGAAACGTTAGAATTTCTAAACGGGCCTTTGGCGGTGTCGCAGTAATGCCGTGGAACTCTTTCCGCTTCACCCAGTTCCTTGAACATCGACGCGCCAACAATCGTGCGCATCAATTTATCAAGGAACCTAAGCTATGAACCGCATTATTTATATTATCGGCCTTATCGTCGTCATCCTGTTTGTCCTTTCGTTCCTCGGCTTGCGCTAAAGGGCACGCCCATGGTTTCGCACCTTGTTTACGTGTCTGACAAAGATCCGGGTATTGCGCGGCGCAGGTGCGGCCGTGGGTTTTCCTACGTCGGCCCCGACGGCACGACGATTGCGCGGGGTCCAGAACGTAAACGGATCGAGGCATTAGGCATCCCGCCCGCCTACGAAGATGTATGGATCTGTACGCAGATTAACGGACATCTTCAGGCGACGGGGCGCGATGCGCGCAGCCGCAAACAATATCGCTACCACCCCGATTGGTCCGCCGCACAATCCCAAACCAAATTCGATCACCTCGCCGATTTTGGTGAGGTATTGCCGAAGATCAGACGCCGGATCGCCCGTGATGTCGAAACTGATCCCGGTGACGTCGAATTTGCGCTCGCCGCTGCGGTTATGCTGATTGATCGCGCATCGCTCCGCGTCGGGAACCCTGAC
The Rhodobacteraceae bacterium S2214 genome window above contains:
- a CDS encoding DUF4386 domain-containing protein translates to MTRTVHHQWDAIAARYAGALYLAIAVCGGFSIGYVPMQIVGPDGAASLANLKANEGLFLLGVFADCAVILFELAITAVLYQLFRSISPLMSTIALISRAGMIVVMGLNLLIWVLPYALLQSASGPHVSPEMVQLSFRAHDLGVFVWQLFFGVHLLALGWLTVRSSIVPTILGRGLFIGAFGYLIQGVVELMFIDLPIINALIILLLIIVTVSEISFGLWLLIRGAHKPSTTALSFA
- a CDS encoding LysR family transcriptional regulator, which gives rise to MHMCMDWRAVTFDWNKARAFLVTAEEGSLSAAARALGMAQPTLGRQVDGLEQELGVVLFERVGRGLTLTPSGLELLEHVRDMGAAAGRVSLAALGQSQALEGTISISASETYAAVLLPPIIAKLRKEEPGIHVEIVVTNQASDLLRREADIALRNFRPTEPDLVAKKIGMADAILYATPAYIDQLGSPKTPYDLRHADFVNLDRAGMMLKGLNTLGLGLTEANFPLLTESYLVMWELVKQGTAIGILDSLIGDAEPAVVRVLPDLEPLTFPIWLVAHRELTTSRRIRRVYDFLVEELKR
- a CDS encoding NAD(P)-dependent alcohol dehydrogenase, giving the protein MFASSYSRYGSPDVLELIELPTPTPKSNDILVQIVATTVSAGDWRARSLTMPKGLGLVGRLVFGITGPRKQILGTEFSGVVVAKGADVTNFEIGDAVIGFPGASFGAHAEFITMPANGKVVRKPDNLSFENATAIPFGATTAFDFLVNKTKLRKGQTVLINGASGAVGSACVQIAKHIGAHVTAVCSGRNVALVKEIGADKVINYREQSVISPTDTYDVVVDTVGTLSWAQAQHGIKVGGKMVLIAGKTSDMIFGGIKAKLAGKTMIGGVASEAPDILAAVVQLAAQGNYRPVIDRVFAFDDMQAAHAHVDTGRKRGNVLITVAQPSNIEIVA